Proteins from a genomic interval of Antedon mediterranea chromosome 5, ecAntMedi1.1, whole genome shotgun sequence:
- the LOC140048692 gene encoding uncharacterized protein: MLIELIQLRKTKKVSSSMSDDLRSVLQVLQGLANSITNTPSSATISNSSSELSTTTTTSHAASTSRPSSRSTLSSSASTSSTPSRDRSIASEHRRLFNRNYRQTPYNRGHSNNSTSSKPSGKGRTLTRFLVCLMEHKMETVPTVAQRRKLKDNGYGEKKTIVFTKLVPNSLIPYEYRPEWQIATIHAQ; the protein is encoded by the exons ATGCTGATTGAATTGATTCAGCTCAGGAAGACCAAAAAG GTATCATCCAGTATGTCAGATGATTTACGTAGTGTTTTGCAGGTGCTGCAGGGGTTAGCAAATTCTATCACAAACACTCCTTCGTCTGCTACCATTTCCAATAGTAGTAGTGAGCTTAGTACTACTACAACCACTAGTCATGctgctagtactagtaggcctagtagtagatcTACGTTGAGTTCCAGTGCTAGCACCAGCAGTACGCCTAGCAGAGACCGAAGTATTGCGAGTGAACACAGACGACTGTTCAATCGAAATTAT aGACAAACCCCATATAACAGGGGTCATAGCAACAACAGTACCAGTAGTAAACCATCTGGAAAAG GAAGAACATTGACAAGATTTTTAGTATGCCTCATGGAACACAAAATGGAAACTGTTCCTACTGTAGCCCAACGTCGAAAACTGAAAGATAACGGCTATGGCGAGaagaaaacaattgttttcaccaaattggtTCCTAATAGCCTTATAcc CTATGAGTATCGTCCAGAATGGCAAATTGCCACAATTCATGCACAGTGA
- the LOC140048691 gene encoding uncharacterized protein yields MAYVPIAIALQEICQTLEQYVNGNIDRNLLMPLPMRLEVIIETIIGHENIRLEVIDNLVASKRAIEEVIGPGQVGDEHPTTDSAMIHTGRPGRARFVIGRSQLQFFVDNNFTVQDMSKMFSVSKRTIERRLQEYNMTTRNYTDISSEFLDARIGMITMNFPRSGLKSIEAHLMKDGIRVRREALRDSVKRVDPVGRHLRSLRCIRRRVYSVPSPLALWHIDGNHKLIKWRCVIHGGIDGYSRAIVYLKLSTNNRACTVLTCFQEAVRKWGLPSRVRADKGIENVDVARLMLNHPSRGPGRGSFITGKSVHNSRIERLWRDVFEAVICSWRTFFSSLETMGCLDPDNEAHIFILHFIYVPIINSMLMDFQLMWNNHKLRTEHNKTPNQLFIMGIQNIASDASIIASEYFEAIPEESVQQYGIDPNSPLPEENDGIVVPDTACPMNDEQLSLFKDEIDNALNNAVDIWDATPYLRGLDIVSEF; encoded by the exons ATGGCGTATGTTCCTATTGCTATTGCTTTGCAAGAAATCTGTCAAACACTTGAACAGTATGTGAATGGTAACATTGATAGAAATCTATTAATGCCACTCCCAATGCGACTGGAGGTTATTATCGAAACGATAATCGGGCATGAAAATATCCGGTTAGAGGTAATCGATAATCTTGTAGCGAGTAAAAGAGCGATAGAAGAAGTCATTGGCCCAGGCCAGGTAGGAGACGAACATCCCACTACGGACTCTGCCATGATTCACACTGGCAGACCAGGACGGGCAAGATTTGTGATCGGGCGTAGTCAGCTGCAGTTCTTTGTGG ACAACAACTTTACTGTTCAGGACATGAGTAAAATGTTTTCTGTAAGTAAAAGAACGATAGAAAGGAGGCTACAAGAATACAACATGACAACAAGAAACTACACAGATATTTCTTCCGAGTTTCTAGACGCGCGTATTGGCATGATAACCATGAATTTTCCAAGATCAG GACTTAAGTCAATTGAGGCTCATTTGATGAAAGACGGCATACGAGTACGAAGAGAAGCATTGCGAGATTCTGTCAAAAGGGTTGATCCCGTTGGGCGTCATTTGCGGTCTCTGCGTTGCATACGCAGACGAGTTTATTCAGTGCCATCTCCGTTGGCTCTGTGGCACATAGACGGGAATCATAAACTAATAAA ATGGAGGTGTGTGATTCATGGAGGTATTGATGGTTATAGTAGAGCGATAGTGTACCTAAAACTCAGTACAAATAACAGGGCATGCACGGTTCTAACTTGTTTCCAGGAAGCTGTCAGAAAATGGGGATTGCCGTCGAGGGTGAGAGCGGACAAGGGGATCGAAAATGTTGATGTGGCTCGCTTAATGTTGAACCACCCTTCTAGAGGACCAGGCAGAGGTAGTTTTATTACTGGAAAAAGTGTTCATAACAGCAGGATTGAAAGATTGTGGAGAGATGTATTTGAGGCTGTTATATGTTCCTGGCGCACATTCTTTAGCAGTTTGGAAACCATGGGTTGTTTGGACCCAGATAACGAGgcgcatatttttattttacatttcatttatGTACCCATTATTAATAGTATGTTGATGGATTTCCAACTGATGTGGAACAACCACAAACTGCGGACCGAGCACAACAAAACCCCAAATCAATTGTTCATAATGGGTATACAAAATATTGCATCCGATGCAAGCATCATAGCGTCTGAGTACTTTGAAGCCATACCAGAG GAAAGTGTTCAGCAGTATGGTATAGATCCAAACTCACCCCTTCCAGAAGAAAATGATGGTATAGTTGTCCCTGACACTGCCTGTCCAATGAATGATGAACAACTCTCTTTATTTAAGGATGAAATAGACAATGCGCTAAATAATGCAGTTGATATTTGGGATGCAACTCCTTATTTACGAGGCTTAGATATTGTTTCTGAATTTTGA
- the LOC140049247 gene encoding uncharacterized protein, with product MEVDDNDDDYIPSDTSNSSIELDEGESDDSNNFEYELNHEVKYVVFRSMLLSLFTLCQLCGKKGAKAATTCIGTLIIINQTCRACDGSFQWKSQPYIGAIPAGNLLLSAAILFSGALPSKALKLLRFWGVTIYERHTFFRHQNKFLIPAVNNLWDRKQTDLLRVARQSEVTLGGDARCDSMGHSAKYGSYTLLDLDRKKILAMELVQSNETNGSYHMELEGLKRCLNVLWKSNVAIGTLVTDRHAQIQKWLRDNCSQITHYFDIWHVAKGLKKKLVALEKRKGCEQVNKWRRSIINHLYWSVVTSNGNGDLALAKWDSITNHIVDIHSGHSDLFPACIHGPAQKKNFFTPGTECNEKVADILQNKYLMKDVVKLSPLGQTYGVEGFHNLVNHFAPKMFHFGYSGMKSRLLLAVFHYNENSDRIQARTKDGDLQYAIAFPKAKQGGHTVKKVMTECTFGYVDELITEVMSVVDGTAECIDFVDAPPPLCASFEHPDKTVAIESLFTRFPETDSTLDTYTSK from the exons ATGGAGGtagatgacaatgatgatgattatataCCAAGTGACACATCAAATTCAAGTATTGAATTGGATGAAGGTGAAAGTGATGA tTCTAATAACTTTGAGTACGAATTAAACCACGAGGTAAAATATGTTGTGTTCCGCTCAATGCTGCTTAGCCTATTTACCCTATGTCAACTGTGTGGCAAAAAAGGTGCTAAAGCAGCAACAACTTGTATAGggacattaataataataaatcagacttGTCGAGCATGTGATGGAAGTTTCCAGTGGAAAAGCCAGCCATACATCGGAGCAATTCCAGCTGGAAATCTTTTATTGAGTGCTGCCATTTTGTTCTCTGGTGCTTTGCCAAGTAAGGCATTGAAATTGTTACGCTTTTGGGGTGTGACAATATATGAAAGACACACCTTCTTCAGACACcaaaacaaatttttaataCCTGCTGTTAACAATTTATGGGACAGAAAGCAAACAGATTTGCTTAGAGTGGCTCGACAGTCTGAAGTGACATTAGGTGGTGATGCACGATGTGACAGCATGGGGCATTCGGCAAAATATGGAAGCTATACTTTATTAGACCTGGATAGAAAAAAGATCTTGGCTATGGAGCTTGTTCAG agtaacGAAACTAATGGAAGCTACCATATGGAACTAGAAGGATTGAAGCGGTGTCTGAATGTGCTTTGGAAAAGTAATGTTGCTATCGGAACTTTGGTAACGGACCGGCATGCTCAAATTCAGAAGTGGCTAAGAGACAACTGTAGTCAAATAACGCATTACTTTGATATCTGGCATGTGGCTAAAG ggTTAAAAAAGAAACTTGTTGCTCTTGAGAAGAGGAAAGGGTGTGAACAAGTTAACAAATGGCGCCGAAGCATAATTAATCATCTCTATTGGAGTGTTGTTACAAGTAACGGAAATGGGGACCTAGCTCTAGCAAAGTGGGATTCAATAACAAATCACATTGTGGATATTCATTCCGGTCATAGTGACTTGTTTCCGGCTTGCATTCATGGACCAgctcaaaaaaaaaatttctttacACCAG GGACAGAATGTAACGAAAAAGTAGCAGATATCCTGCAGAACAAGTACCTCATGAAAGATGTAGTGAAACTGTCTCCCTTAGGACAAACATATGGCGTCGAAGGTTTCCACAATCTTGTGAACCATTTTGCACCCAAGATGTTCCACTTTGGTTATTCTGGGATGAAAAGCAG ACTTCTGCTTGCAGTTTTTCATTACAATGAGAATTCAGATCGTATTCAGGCAAGGACAAAAGATGGTGATCTCCAGTATGCCATTGCATTCCCAAAAGCAAAACAAGGTGGCCATACAGTCAAAAAAGTAATGACAGAATGTACATTTG ggtATGTTGATGAACTGATTACAGAGGTAATGTCTGTTGTCGATGGTACTGCTGAATGCATTGACTTTGTTGACGCTCCCCCTCCCCTCTGTGCAAGTTTCGAACATCCAGACAAAACAGTAGCCATTGAAAGCCTGTTTACAAGGTTTCCAGAGACAGACTCAACATTAGATACATACACATCTAAGTAA